From the Manihot esculenta cultivar AM560-2 chromosome 3, M.esculenta_v8, whole genome shotgun sequence genome, one window contains:
- the LOC110610515 gene encoding peptidyl-prolyl cis-trans isomerase CYP21-4, translating into MARIKPQALLVQSKKKKGPTRISATTIILCNLVVVLIVLSLVATYRHWSQRSREQTGVSKFEDISDTFTDSKKYDLPGYAILNTSKGYITVELYKDSSPEIVDNFLDLSQKGHFKGMPFHHVIKHYVIQGGHSQGLGAAEDWTTKVKIRSRLATSPKHEAFMLGTLKTKDSQGFEIFITTAPIPDLSDKLIVFGRVIKGEDVVQEIEEVDTDEHYRPKSPVGIINVTLKREI; encoded by the exons ATGGCCAGGATAAAACCTCAGGCTCTGCTAGTCCAAAGCAAAAAGAAGAAGGGGCCGACTCGTATTAGTGCCACTACAATAATTCTGTGCAACCTAGTTGTTGTGTTAATCGTGCTGTCCTTGGTTGCTACATACAGGCATTGGTCTCAGAG GTCGAGGGAACAAACAGGAGTTTCAAAGTTTGAG GACATTTCTGATACCTTCACTGATTCAAAGAAGTATGATCTCCCAGGTTATGCT ATTCTTAATACATCAAAGGGTTATATTACAGTGGAACTGTACAAGGATAGTTCTCCGGAGATTGTGGACAATTTTCTTGACTTGTC CCAAAAGGGCCATTTTAAAGGAATGCCCTTCCATCATGTGATCAAACATTATGTAATTCAAGGAGGGCATTCCCAAGGTCTTGGAGCTGCTGAAGATTGGACTACGAAAGTGAAGATTCGTAGTCGGCTTGCTACAAG CCCAAAGCATGAGGCATTTATGCTGGGAACTTTAAAAACTAAAGACAGCCAAGGGTTTGAGATATTTATTACCACTGCACCAATTCCAGATTTAAGTGATAAGCTTATTGTGTTTGGACGGGTAATCAAGGGAGAGGATGTGGTGCAG GAAATTGAGGAGGTGGACACAGATGAACACTATCGGCCCAAGTCCCCTGTAGGGATCATCAACGTGACACTGAAACGTGAAATTTGA